A single region of the Xenopus laevis strain J_2021 chromosome 4L, Xenopus_laevis_v10.1, whole genome shotgun sequence genome encodes:
- the LOC108713431 gene encoding protein RIC-3-like yields the protein MQQLPVILSCLTSSSVAADKMSLSTVQKVVLLSCLVLCVSLLLPRASISRGKQSAQEGNSGLFQASGQHLKPTDGRSGGGHFSRSHGAEVMPKSKGGAGGGGGGGGGTRPSLVGQIIPIYGFGILLYILYILFKLSSKGKNTKLEPNTQSVANRNLKKKINYYELSQLQDKLKETEEAMEKIISRLGPNCESADNMSSNEEIHLLQGLEEITRVMKEGKFLDGITPEKEAEEAPYMQDWEGYPEETYPVYDPSDCKQTQQTILVDFSVLNQMSVEQTAEQMGYDEDDDQEYAAENVEPSCNDSLEVGHVTVSAQNKTPIIYGIRRRK from the exons ATGCAGCAGCTGCCAGTGATTCTCTCCTGTCTCACATCTTCCTCTGTAGCTGCAGATAAAATGTCTCTGTCCACGGTCCAGAAGGTGGTTCTGTTATCGTGTCTGgttctgtgtgtgtctctgctgCTGCCCAGAGCCTCTATATCCAGAGGGAAGCAAAGTGCACAGGAGG ggaactctgggctCTTTCAGGCATCAGGGCAACACTTGAAACCCACAGATGGCCGCTCCGGTGGTGGCCACTTCTCCAGGTCTCATGGGGCAGAAGTGATGCCGAAATCTAAGGGAGGTGCaggcggaggaggaggaggaggagggggcacCAGACCAAGCCTCGTGGGGCAGATTATTCCAATTTATGGATTTGGGATTCTTCTCTATATCCTTTATATCCTATTTAAG CTTTCATCAAAAGGCAAAAATACAAAGTTGGAACCCAACACCCAGTCTGTTGCCAACAGAAACCTGAAGAAGAAAATCA ATTACTACGAGCTCAGCCAACTCCAAGATAAACTAAAGGAAACTGAAGAAGCAATGGAAAAGATTATCTCCCGCTTGGGGCCCAACTGTGAAAG TGCTGACAACATGAGCTCCAATGAAGAAATTCATCTGCTCCAAGGCTTAGAGGAGATCACCAGGGTGATGAAGGAGGGTAAATTCCTGGATGGAATTACTCCtgaaaaagaagcagaagaagctcCATACATGCAAGACTGGGAAG GTTACCCAGAAGAGACCTATCCTGTTTATGACCCTTCAGACTGCAAACAAACCCAGCAGACTATCCTGGTTGACTTCTCTGTGCTGAACCAAATGTCGGTGGAACAGACTGCAGAGCAGATGGGatatgatgaggatgatgatcAGGAATATGCTGCTGAGAATGTGGAACCTAGTTGCAATGACAGTTTGGAGGTTGGACATGTGACTGTCTCAGCCCAAAACAAAACTCCCATCATTTATGGTATCAGGAGAAGAAAATGA